A region of the bacterium genome:
CGTCCTTCAGGAATTCGTCCTGGACGGACAGGATGGCCTTGTCGAGGTAGGAATCGTACTTCGTGTGATATTTGGGCGGATCGAAATCTGAAATAATCTCGTAATTGGTGTCGAAGGCGTCCTTGACCGAGAAGACGCCGTTGTCGATGGCTTCTTCGAGCATTCTGCCGTAGGCTTTCGCCCCGGCGATCGATTCCATCTTGCCGCGGAGGAGCAACTGCTCTTCCAGTTGTTTTGTCATCTGCTGGGTCAAAAAGAAGGTTCCCAGCACCATTGCTACCGCCAGAAGTACGACGACCTTGACGGCGACCTTGACCGAAACGCGAGACTTAGCCATTAGATTCTCCTTTTTAAAGCCGTTATGAAGTTGTTTATGAATTTTCGGTTAAAAAACCTTGTAGCCTATGCGCACCGCTCCCCAATGCTTTTGATCGATATAAACCGGAACGGAAAGATCGGCCATCATCTCGCCGGTGTCGCGGGAGTACTTCTGGAGTAGGAAGGGTTCGGTGTTTTTGGCCGCGGCGAGACCCGTGCGGTCGTTGAAGATTCTCTTCGTGCGGTTTTTCTGGACGTCAACCGCGGCGTCGCCGGTGAGCGGCTGTGAATAGCGGGTGTTGTGGGTGGGGAGGTAGCCGTTTATGTCCACGGCCACGACGAAGGCCATGCGCTTGTCGTGCGCGAGGTACCTGTCGAGAATTTCCCTTATGGTTTCGTCGAGAAGCCTGTCGTATTTAGTCGAATATTTCTGCGGATCGGTATTGGGGATGGGGATGTAAAAGGTGTCGAAAAGCTTGGACTTGTTGAGCCTGCCGCTTTTCAGAAGCAGTTGCATCTGTTCGGTGACTTCGTCACGGCATTCTTTCGCCCACTCGTAGACCTGAAGATCGAAGCCCTTCAGCTCTTCACAGTGCGCTTTTTGAGGTATCGCTACCAATGCCAGTATCAGCGCCGATAATAACAGTACAGATAATCTTTTTGTTAAACCCGTTGGCATTTTGTCAACCTCCGACTTATGTATGTACGTATGATATTAGGCCTTGAAAAGATTACGGAACCCCTTGAGTATTTCCTCGGTGAAAACCTTATGGGACTTTCTTATTCCGACCAGATACTTGTTCAATATCAGTATTACGACGTCTTCGGTCTTGTCCGAGATGAACTGTATGTTGACAAGCCGGGTGAGGCCGATAATCTGTTTCAGGGCTTCCGAGTTCATCGAGCATAACGCCATTGCAGAGGCAAGCTCGGACGGGTTGTCTATCTCTTTAGAATAGATAACCTGGCCCTCGGAAGTTGCTATGAGCACTCCGGTGACCCCGTCCAGCTCCATTATCTTGTTTGCAATTTCATTTATCTCAGCCATGACTACCCCAATTTGCTAGTATTTATTCTTATGCGCCTATTTTTCCCGCGATGAGGCCCTTGAATTTCTGCGACCTTTCCAGGTCGCCTATGTCTTTGCAGATAATGTCTACAAGGGCGGGAATACCCTTGGCGGAGGGCTCGGCGGTGGCTATCCAGCCTTTAAGGCTGTCGTCGAGAACTATTCCGGCCATAGGCCCCATGACCTTGGCCAGGGCGGCTTTGAGTTCCGCGAGAACGGGGCCGTAGTTTTTGTCCTCCTTGAGCATATCCACCGTCCAGCTCCTTGAAGCCTGCGGCGGCGGCGGAGGAGGCGGAGGCGGGGCGGCGGGAGCGGCTGCAGGAGCCGGAGCGGGCGGCGGCGCGACGGGAGAGGGCGCTTCGCCTTCCTCGGGCGGAAGATCCGCCAGAGCCGCCAAATCCTCGGTGGCGAGATTCAGCGACATCGCCAGCAGGTTGACGTTCAGGGAATTTTCGCCCATCACGACGAGAATGACTCCGGGCCGTATCTCTCTGACCAGAAGAAACATCTCGTTGAAGTTGAAAACGAGGTCCTTCATCTCTGAAAAACCCGTCCTTCCGGCGGTTATGCTCCGCGAAACCATTCTTCCGGCCTGCCCGAGCTTGTCTTTCTTGAAGCCGGCGGGAACGTCGCTCGCCAGTATTCCCTTACGGGGGTCGAACACGAAAGAGCCGATAACCCCGGAAATGAGCCTTAAGTCGGATAATGCCTGTTGCATGTAAAAATCCTTTTTATATTGCCAAGGGTTGTCTTCAGCGGATGACTGCTTTTCCCAGAGCGGCCATAGCCATGCCGACCAGTTCCGGGGGCGGCCGACCCGGCTTCAATTCAGCCGCGATAAGGCGGCTTTCATGGCCGAAAAGAACCTTTCTCCCGTTCGACGGCAGGTGCACAACGGCGCATTTGAACTCGCCGCACCCCAGGAGGGGACCGATATCCTGCGCGGATTCCAGAATAAGCGCGGTCGCCGCCCCGTCGCCGTCGGAGAAAAAGAACGCCTTTGCCTTTGCGGGGTCGTGTTCCGCCGCGGACCGGAAAAGCGGGTTGCCGCTGCGGTTAAACATTGAGAAGGACAATACTTCGTCCAGGCCGCCGAGTATTGACTTCAGCTTGTCGCTGGAGCTTGCTTCGGAGCCTGACGAAGGCGGCTCGAAATAGGAATATGACAGGGCGGAAAGGAGGTCGTCGGCAACGCCTTTGTCAGCCCCGTCGCCGTCGCCGGGAAGGATTCCGTCCAGAGAAAAGTCAAGGCCGCCTTCGTTCCGGACAATAGAGAGCTTCGGACGGGCCGGTTCGGGCTGGCTTTTTTGCTCCTCGGAGTGGGGACGGTAAAAAGCCTCGGATTCTTCCTGATCGTCTGACGAAACTCTCGCGGCCTCGTCGGCCCTTCTGGCGGCCTCGATGAGAAAGTGGGTTCCGTCTATGAATATTGTGCGTTCGGGCGGCGTCAGGCCGGTGAAAAATTCAAATTTGCCCGAAACCACGTCGAAGACGGAAAAAGCTGCTTCCTCGCCCGATCCGCCGGCGCACTGCGCGTGAACGAGCTGACCCTGGTCGAAGTAGAGAAAGGCTTCCTGCCCCTTTTGCCATATGGTAAGCGCGCCGGTTTTGCGCGAAAAAATTATCAGCTGGACGACGTCGGCAAGAGTAAAGTCGGCCAGATCTCCTCCAAGCTTGGTCGTGGAAGGAGAATTGGCCTTTGAGGTTCCGGGCTCGGCGTTTACGGGGGTAACGCCTTCCTCTGCCGTCGATTTCTTCGGAGCCAAACCTGAAGGCATTTCGTCACCTCTTTGCAAATCCGTGTTTTCCCCCCGCAAACGGGCTGTTTTAAATTTTACTCCACCCCCGGTTAAGCTTACCTGATTATCACACCAAAACGGTCTTAAACATCATGTGAAAAAACTCTTTAAACCCCGGCGGCTCGCTTGTCCAACCGGACGCTCTAAAAGTACCATCCGCCATAGAGAAGAACGCCGTACTCATAAATTTCGCCGATGGTTTTGATAAAATCGCCAGGGAACCTATGGCAACTTATCGTCAAAGTTAACCAAAACTTTAACATAAAGCAACCGGTGTTTTGGAACGGATTTTAAAATTCCGCAAGGCTCCCGGAAGCAATAGTAAGTAACCATGCGAAATCAGGAGTAAAAATATGGACAGTAAAAATAGAACGGTGATTTGGAAAATGCAAAAAAATGCACGCGAGCTTAAAAACGCCAGCGCCGGCGACCTCCGGAAGATGTCCCTTTTGGCAGGGGGGCCCTTTCGGGGGTGAAAAGCGAAGGACAAGTCAGGAACTGGAGAGGGCTTCTTCCGGCTTCACAAAGGGAAGGCTTTGCGCCGCCGCGACGGCGGGGTGGGTTATCTTTCCCCGGCAGACGTTCAACCCTGCGCGAAAGTGAGGGTCTTTCAGAAGCGCTTTTTCGCCTTGGGCCGCCAGGGCGAGAACGAAGGGCAGGGTTACGTTGTTGAGGGCCTGCGTCGCGG
Encoded here:
- a CDS encoding DUF4388 domain-containing protein, translated to MPSGLAPKKSTAEEGVTPVNAEPGTSKANSPSTTKLGGDLADFTLADVVQLIIFSRKTGALTIWQKGQEAFLYFDQGQLVHAQCAGGSGEEAAFSVFDVVSGKFEFFTGLTPPERTIFIDGTHFLIEAARRADEAARVSSDDQEESEAFYRPHSEEQKSQPEPARPKLSIVRNEGGLDFSLDGILPGDGDGADKGVADDLLSALSYSYFEPPSSGSEASSSDKLKSILGGLDEVLSFSMFNRSGNPLFRSAAEHDPAKAKAFFFSDGDGAATALILESAQDIGPLLGCGEFKCAVVHLPSNGRKVLFGHESRLIAAELKPGRPPPELVGMAMAALGKAVIR